Proteins encoded together in one Undibacterium sp. CCC3.4 window:
- a CDS encoding helix-turn-helix transcriptional regulator, with translation MAPEMLARIRSLGQRIKQARISRTWRQEDLVSRSGLSRSTIESIERGAPGTSIASYFHVLWIMGLDRELDLIADPGLDREGLALSFSVADKRVRIAKKVDNDF, from the coding sequence ATGGCACCCGAAATGCTGGCGCGCATTCGCTCGCTTGGCCAGCGCATCAAACAAGCCAGGATCAGTCGCACATGGCGCCAAGAGGATCTTGTCAGCCGATCAGGCTTATCGCGCAGCACGATAGAATCGATAGAGCGCGGTGCGCCCGGCACCTCGATTGCTTCGTATTTTCATGTCTTATGGATCATGGGTTTGGACCGAGAGCTCGATCTCATTGCCGACCCAGGCTTGGACAGGGAAGGACTGGCGCTGTCTTTTTCTGTCGCCGACAAGCGAGTACGTATAGCGAAGAAAGTGGATAATGACTTCTGA
- the uppS gene encoding polyprenyl diphosphate synthase — protein MSKHKTDSAAKHQHNGMPRHIAIIMDGNGRWATKRFLPRFAGHAKGVKTVNKVVEACVNRGIEYLTLFAFSSENWRRPPDEVSLLMQLFRKVLMGEIRKMGENNIRLKVVGDLSKFDADLQQLVRTAESETAANSGLTLTICANYGGRWDIVNACNKLIAAGANQAAITEEQISANLAMAYAPEPDMLIRTGGEARVSNFLLWQLAYAEFYFTDTFWPDFGVAALDQAIASFQQRERRFGQTSEQVQVK, from the coding sequence ATGAGCAAACATAAAACGGACAGCGCCGCCAAACACCAACACAACGGCATGCCGCGCCATATCGCCATCATCATGGACGGTAACGGCCGCTGGGCCACCAAGCGCTTTTTACCGCGCTTTGCCGGCCACGCCAAGGGCGTGAAAACAGTGAACAAAGTGGTCGAAGCCTGCGTTAATCGCGGCATCGAATACCTGACCCTGTTTGCTTTCAGTTCAGAAAACTGGCGCCGTCCACCCGATGAAGTGTCTTTGCTCATGCAATTGTTTCGCAAAGTCTTGATGGGTGAAATCCGTAAAATGGGCGAGAACAATATTCGTCTCAAAGTAGTTGGCGACCTGAGTAAATTCGACGCCGACCTGCAGCAACTGGTGCGCACCGCCGAAAGCGAAACCGCGGCCAACAGCGGCCTGACCCTGACCATCTGCGCCAATTACGGCGGCCGCTGGGATATCGTCAACGCCTGCAACAAACTCATCGCTGCCGGTGCCAACCAGGCCGCCATCACCGAAGAACAAATCAGCGCCAACCTGGCCATGGCCTATGCGCCGGAACCCGACATGCTGATCCGCACCGGCGGTGAAGCACGTGTATCGAACTTCTTGCTTTGGCAATTAGCGTACGCAGAATTTTATTTTACCGACACCTTCTGGCCCGACTTCGGCGTCGCCGCGCTCGATCAAGCCATCGCCTCGTTCCAGCAACGCGAACGCCGCTTTGGTCAGACCAGTGAACAAGTGCAGGTTAAGTAA
- a CDS encoding HipA domain-containing protein, whose product MTSDSETMYVWVYLADQVTPTLCARVKRSVSTSGVPQCEFVYQKAYLDQPLAIALDPVLLPLKALRYTSFSLNGHFSVLLDAGPDSWGRREITLSNGTQTDFGYLLHGTGDQVGALAFSKDAAATPANAEFNGYPCATLEQLLEFSEMLEKNLPIPKKYETLLRVGTSAGGARPKATILHKGRQWLAKFPSTSDPVDLPSNPRLEKTALDLAEIAGLDVPQRELIVVADKDVLLVERFDRHYHGDTAGGWSRYPYASARTVFYSKPEVQRYAITNSYQRLALELATWSNKTASNRLELFKRMVFNCLVNNLDDHDLNHGLINRGQGFELSPLFDVVPQRPTGARPRLALSAGAAGGAATKQNLLSECERFGLSVAAANHIIDSLRDIVQANWEKCLMLNGISRPHIERVAPAFCSPHFDCPDLEN is encoded by the coding sequence ATGACTTCTGACAGCGAAACGATGTATGTTTGGGTTTATCTGGCCGATCAGGTAACACCGACCCTGTGCGCTCGCGTAAAGAGGTCGGTGTCAACAAGCGGCGTGCCGCAGTGCGAATTCGTCTACCAGAAAGCCTATCTCGACCAACCCTTGGCGATTGCGCTTGATCCCGTATTACTGCCGTTAAAAGCACTGCGTTACACCAGTTTTTCACTGAATGGTCATTTTTCGGTTTTATTAGATGCGGGCCCGGATTCTTGGGGTCGTCGCGAGATCACGTTGTCAAACGGTACGCAGACTGATTTTGGCTATCTGTTACATGGCACTGGCGATCAGGTCGGTGCACTCGCATTCAGTAAGGATGCCGCGGCAACGCCTGCAAATGCAGAATTCAACGGCTACCCTTGCGCGACACTCGAGCAGTTGTTGGAGTTCTCTGAAATGCTGGAAAAAAATCTGCCGATTCCCAAAAAATATGAAACTTTGTTAAGGGTCGGCACATCGGCCGGCGGTGCCAGGCCGAAGGCAACAATCTTACATAAAGGCAGGCAATGGCTGGCGAAATTTCCAAGCACAAGCGATCCGGTTGACCTGCCAAGCAATCCTCGGCTGGAAAAAACCGCATTGGATTTAGCAGAAATTGCCGGGCTCGATGTTCCGCAGAGGGAGTTAATCGTTGTTGCTGACAAAGATGTGCTGTTGGTAGAACGATTCGACCGGCATTATCATGGCGACACCGCCGGTGGATGGTCGCGCTATCCCTATGCGAGTGCGCGGACGGTGTTTTACTCCAAGCCGGAGGTGCAGCGTTACGCCATCACCAACTCCTATCAAAGACTGGCGCTTGAGCTGGCAACATGGTCGAATAAAACGGCATCGAACCGCTTGGAGTTATTCAAACGTATGGTATTCAATTGTCTGGTAAATAATTTGGACGACCACGATTTGAATCACGGATTGATCAATCGCGGCCAGGGATTTGAATTGAGCCCCTTGTTCGATGTCGTTCCACAGCGCCCCACAGGAGCGCGACCACGTTTAGCTCTGAGTGCCGGCGCAGCAGGAGGAGCGGCAACGAAGCAGAATCTACTGTCAGAATGCGAGCGATTCGGACTCTCAGTGGCGGCCGCAAATCACATCATCGATTCGCTTCGTGACATTGTTCAAGCAAATTGGGAGAAATGTTTGATGTTGAATGGGATAAGTCGCCCCCATATCGAGCGCGTTGCTCCGGCTTTTTGCTCTCCTCACTTTGACTGTCCCGACCTTGAAAACTAG
- a CDS encoding GIY-YIG nuclease family protein, whose product MKQPAVYILASEQNGTLYIGVTSNLVQRTWQHRDGIVEGFTQRYAVKTLVWYELHSTMKTAITREKALKKWNRSWKLKLIEEKNPQWLDLWPEIVA is encoded by the coding sequence ATGAAACAGCCAGCCGTCTATATTCTTGCCAGCGAACAAAATGGCACCTTGTATATCGGTGTCACGTCCAATCTTGTCCAACGTACCTGGCAGCATCGTGACGGCATTGTTGAGGGATTCACCCAGCGTTACGCGGTAAAAACACTGGTCTGGTACGAGTTGCACAGCACAATGAAAACGGCGATCACGCGTGAAAAAGCCTTGAAGAAGTGGAATCGCAGCTGGAAATTAAAATTGATAGAAGAAAAAAATCCGCAGTGGCTTGATTTGTGGCCCGAGATAGTCGCTTGA